One Equus asinus isolate D_3611 breed Donkey chromosome 26, EquAss-T2T_v2, whole genome shotgun sequence genomic window carries:
- the LOC106836131 gene encoding zinc finger protein 566 isoform X2 codes for MIILGVVRQVGSYVVLLLPQLCRFLKEDPEEDWYFSASIKAMAQESVMFSDVSIDFSQEEWECLNDDQRQLYRDVMLENYNNLVSMGHSISKPDVISFLEQGREPWLVHRELTRGQWPVLQSRCETKKLFLKKEINEVESAQWEIMERLTRCDLQCSSFRDDWECNGQFEKQHRSQKGHFSQLIFTHEGTPTFSQHPSFTLQQIINNKEKYCATKEYRKTFRHDSQLTTDQIIHTVEKPYECKECGKAFRHPSRLSHHQKIHTGKKPFECKECGKTFICGSDLTRHHRIHTGEKPYECKECGKAFSSGSNFTRHQRIHTGEKPYECKECGKAFSSGSNFTQHQRIHTGEKPYECKECGNAFSQSSQLIKHQRIHTGEKPYECKECEKAFRSGSDLTRHQRIHTGEKPYECKICGKAYSQSSQLISHHRIHTGEKPYEYRECGKTFNYSSQLIQHQNLYW; via the exons ATGATCATTCTGGGAGTTGTGAGGCAAGTGGGATCTTATGTAGTTCTTTTGCTCCCCCAGCTCTGCCGTTTTCTAAAAGAGGACCCAGAGGAGGACTGGTACTTTTCTGCAAGTATCAAAGCCATGGCTCAG GAGTCAGTGATGTTCAGTGATGTGTCCATAGACTTCTCTCAGGAGGAGTGGGAATGCCTGAATGATGATCAGAGACAGTTATACAGAGATGTGATGTTGGAGAATTACAACAACCTGGTTTCAATGG GACATTCTATTTCTAAACCAGATGTGATCTCCTTCTTGGAGCAGGGCAGGGAGCCCTGGTTGGTTCACAGAGAACTTACAAGAGGCCAATGGCCAG tcctccAATCAAGATGTGAGACCAAGAAATTATTTCTGAAGAAGGAAATTAATGAAGTAGAGTCAGCCCAGTGGGAGATAATGGAAAGACTTACAAGATGTGACCTTCAGTGCTCTAGTTTCAGAGATGATTGGGAATGTAATGGCCAGTTTGAGAAGCAACATCGTTCTCAgaagggacatttcagtcaactGATATTCACCCATGAAGGCACGCCCACTTTCAGTCAGCATCCATCGTTTACATTACAGCAAATCattaataataaagagaaatactGTGCAACTAAGGAATATAGGAAAACCTTTAGACATGACTCACAACTTACTACAGATCAGATAATTCATACCgttgagaaaccctatgaatgtaaggaatgtggaaagGCCTTTAGACATCCCTCAAGACTCAGTCATCATCAAAAAATTCATACCGGCAagaaaccctttgaatgtaaggaatgtgggaaaacctTTATTTGTGGCTCAGACCTTACTCGACATCACAGAATTcacactggtgagaaaccctatgaatgtaaggaatgtgggaaggcctttagtaGTGGCTCAAACTTCACTcgacatcagagaattcacactggtgagaagccctatgaatgtaaagaatgtgggaaggcctttagtaGTGGCTCAAACTTTACTCAACATCAGAGAAtccatacaggagagaaaccctatgaatgtaaggaatgtggcaATGCCTTTAGTCAGAGCTCACAACTTATTAAACATCAGAGAATCCATACGggggagaaaccctatgaatgtaaggaatgtgaaAAGGCTTTTCGTTCTGGTTCAGACCTTACCcgacatcagagaattcatactggtgagaagccctatgaatgtaagaTATGTGGGAAAGCCTATTCTCAGAGTTCACAACTTATTAGTCATCACagaattcatactggtgagaaaccctatgaatacaGGGAATGTGGGAAGACCTTTAATTATAGCTCACAACTTATTCAACATCAGAATTTGTACTGGTGA
- the LOC106836131 gene encoding zinc finger protein 566 isoform X1: MIILGVVRQVGSYVVLLLPQLCRFLKEDPEEDWYFSASIKAMAQESVMFSDVSIDFSQEEWECLNDDQRQLYRDVMLENYNNLVSMAGHSISKPDVISFLEQGREPWLVHRELTRGQWPVLQSRCETKKLFLKKEINEVESAQWEIMERLTRCDLQCSSFRDDWECNGQFEKQHRSQKGHFSQLIFTHEGTPTFSQHPSFTLQQIINNKEKYCATKEYRKTFRHDSQLTTDQIIHTVEKPYECKECGKAFRHPSRLSHHQKIHTGKKPFECKECGKTFICGSDLTRHHRIHTGEKPYECKECGKAFSSGSNFTRHQRIHTGEKPYECKECGKAFSSGSNFTQHQRIHTGEKPYECKECGNAFSQSSQLIKHQRIHTGEKPYECKECEKAFRSGSDLTRHQRIHTGEKPYECKICGKAYSQSSQLISHHRIHTGEKPYEYRECGKTFNYSSQLIQHQNLYW, encoded by the exons ATGATCATTCTGGGAGTTGTGAGGCAAGTGGGATCTTATGTAGTTCTTTTGCTCCCCCAGCTCTGCCGTTTTCTAAAAGAGGACCCAGAGGAGGACTGGTACTTTTCTGCAAGTATCAAAGCCATGGCTCAG GAGTCAGTGATGTTCAGTGATGTGTCCATAGACTTCTCTCAGGAGGAGTGGGAATGCCTGAATGATGATCAGAGACAGTTATACAGAGATGTGATGTTGGAGAATTACAACAACCTGGTTTCAATGG CAGGACATTCTATTTCTAAACCAGATGTGATCTCCTTCTTGGAGCAGGGCAGGGAGCCCTGGTTGGTTCACAGAGAACTTACAAGAGGCCAATGGCCAG tcctccAATCAAGATGTGAGACCAAGAAATTATTTCTGAAGAAGGAAATTAATGAAGTAGAGTCAGCCCAGTGGGAGATAATGGAAAGACTTACAAGATGTGACCTTCAGTGCTCTAGTTTCAGAGATGATTGGGAATGTAATGGCCAGTTTGAGAAGCAACATCGTTCTCAgaagggacatttcagtcaactGATATTCACCCATGAAGGCACGCCCACTTTCAGTCAGCATCCATCGTTTACATTACAGCAAATCattaataataaagagaaatactGTGCAACTAAGGAATATAGGAAAACCTTTAGACATGACTCACAACTTACTACAGATCAGATAATTCATACCgttgagaaaccctatgaatgtaaggaatgtggaaagGCCTTTAGACATCCCTCAAGACTCAGTCATCATCAAAAAATTCATACCGGCAagaaaccctttgaatgtaaggaatgtgggaaaacctTTATTTGTGGCTCAGACCTTACTCGACATCACAGAATTcacactggtgagaaaccctatgaatgtaaggaatgtgggaaggcctttagtaGTGGCTCAAACTTCACTcgacatcagagaattcacactggtgagaagccctatgaatgtaaagaatgtgggaaggcctttagtaGTGGCTCAAACTTTACTCAACATCAGAGAAtccatacaggagagaaaccctatgaatgtaaggaatgtggcaATGCCTTTAGTCAGAGCTCACAACTTATTAAACATCAGAGAATCCATACGggggagaaaccctatgaatgtaaggaatgtgaaAAGGCTTTTCGTTCTGGTTCAGACCTTACCcgacatcagagaattcatactggtgagaagccctatgaatgtaagaTATGTGGGAAAGCCTATTCTCAGAGTTCACAACTTATTAGTCATCACagaattcatactggtgagaaaccctatgaatacaGGGAATGTGGGAAGACCTTTAATTATAGCTCACAACTTATTCAACATCAGAATTTGTACTGGTGA
- the LOC106836131 gene encoding zinc finger protein 566 isoform X3, with protein sequence MAEELCRFLKEDPEEDWYFSASIKAMAQESVMFSDVSIDFSQEEWECLNDDQRQLYRDVMLENYNNLVSMAGHSISKPDVISFLEQGREPWLVHRELTRGQWPVLQSRCETKKLFLKKEINEVESAQWEIMERLTRCDLQCSSFRDDWECNGQFEKQHRSQKGHFSQLIFTHEGTPTFSQHPSFTLQQIINNKEKYCATKEYRKTFRHDSQLTTDQIIHTVEKPYECKECGKAFRHPSRLSHHQKIHTGKKPFECKECGKTFICGSDLTRHHRIHTGEKPYECKECGKAFSSGSNFTRHQRIHTGEKPYECKECGKAFSSGSNFTQHQRIHTGEKPYECKECGNAFSQSSQLIKHQRIHTGEKPYECKECEKAFRSGSDLTRHQRIHTGEKPYECKICGKAYSQSSQLISHHRIHTGEKPYEYRECGKTFNYSSQLIQHQNLYW encoded by the exons CTCTGCCGTTTTCTAAAAGAGGACCCAGAGGAGGACTGGTACTTTTCTGCAAGTATCAAAGCCATGGCTCAG GAGTCAGTGATGTTCAGTGATGTGTCCATAGACTTCTCTCAGGAGGAGTGGGAATGCCTGAATGATGATCAGAGACAGTTATACAGAGATGTGATGTTGGAGAATTACAACAACCTGGTTTCAATGG CAGGACATTCTATTTCTAAACCAGATGTGATCTCCTTCTTGGAGCAGGGCAGGGAGCCCTGGTTGGTTCACAGAGAACTTACAAGAGGCCAATGGCCAG tcctccAATCAAGATGTGAGACCAAGAAATTATTTCTGAAGAAGGAAATTAATGAAGTAGAGTCAGCCCAGTGGGAGATAATGGAAAGACTTACAAGATGTGACCTTCAGTGCTCTAGTTTCAGAGATGATTGGGAATGTAATGGCCAGTTTGAGAAGCAACATCGTTCTCAgaagggacatttcagtcaactGATATTCACCCATGAAGGCACGCCCACTTTCAGTCAGCATCCATCGTTTACATTACAGCAAATCattaataataaagagaaatactGTGCAACTAAGGAATATAGGAAAACCTTTAGACATGACTCACAACTTACTACAGATCAGATAATTCATACCgttgagaaaccctatgaatgtaaggaatgtggaaagGCCTTTAGACATCCCTCAAGACTCAGTCATCATCAAAAAATTCATACCGGCAagaaaccctttgaatgtaaggaatgtgggaaaacctTTATTTGTGGCTCAGACCTTACTCGACATCACAGAATTcacactggtgagaaaccctatgaatgtaaggaatgtgggaaggcctttagtaGTGGCTCAAACTTCACTcgacatcagagaattcacactggtgagaagccctatgaatgtaaagaatgtgggaaggcctttagtaGTGGCTCAAACTTTACTCAACATCAGAGAAtccatacaggagagaaaccctatgaatgtaaggaatgtggcaATGCCTTTAGTCAGAGCTCACAACTTATTAAACATCAGAGAATCCATACGggggagaaaccctatgaatgtaaggaatgtgaaAAGGCTTTTCGTTCTGGTTCAGACCTTACCcgacatcagagaattcatactggtgagaagccctatgaatgtaagaTATGTGGGAAAGCCTATTCTCAGAGTTCACAACTTATTAGTCATCACagaattcatactggtgagaaaccctatgaatacaGGGAATGTGGGAAGACCTTTAATTATAGCTCACAACTTATTCAACATCAGAATTTGTACTGGTGA
- the LOC106836131 gene encoding zinc finger protein 566 isoform X4: MAEELCRFLKEDPEEDWYFSASIKAMAQESVMFSDVSIDFSQEEWECLNDDQRQLYRDVMLENYNNLVSMGHSISKPDVISFLEQGREPWLVHRELTRGQWPVLQSRCETKKLFLKKEINEVESAQWEIMERLTRCDLQCSSFRDDWECNGQFEKQHRSQKGHFSQLIFTHEGTPTFSQHPSFTLQQIINNKEKYCATKEYRKTFRHDSQLTTDQIIHTVEKPYECKECGKAFRHPSRLSHHQKIHTGKKPFECKECGKTFICGSDLTRHHRIHTGEKPYECKECGKAFSSGSNFTRHQRIHTGEKPYECKECGKAFSSGSNFTQHQRIHTGEKPYECKECGNAFSQSSQLIKHQRIHTGEKPYECKECEKAFRSGSDLTRHQRIHTGEKPYECKICGKAYSQSSQLISHHRIHTGEKPYEYRECGKTFNYSSQLIQHQNLYW, from the exons CTCTGCCGTTTTCTAAAAGAGGACCCAGAGGAGGACTGGTACTTTTCTGCAAGTATCAAAGCCATGGCTCAG GAGTCAGTGATGTTCAGTGATGTGTCCATAGACTTCTCTCAGGAGGAGTGGGAATGCCTGAATGATGATCAGAGACAGTTATACAGAGATGTGATGTTGGAGAATTACAACAACCTGGTTTCAATGG GACATTCTATTTCTAAACCAGATGTGATCTCCTTCTTGGAGCAGGGCAGGGAGCCCTGGTTGGTTCACAGAGAACTTACAAGAGGCCAATGGCCAG tcctccAATCAAGATGTGAGACCAAGAAATTATTTCTGAAGAAGGAAATTAATGAAGTAGAGTCAGCCCAGTGGGAGATAATGGAAAGACTTACAAGATGTGACCTTCAGTGCTCTAGTTTCAGAGATGATTGGGAATGTAATGGCCAGTTTGAGAAGCAACATCGTTCTCAgaagggacatttcagtcaactGATATTCACCCATGAAGGCACGCCCACTTTCAGTCAGCATCCATCGTTTACATTACAGCAAATCattaataataaagagaaatactGTGCAACTAAGGAATATAGGAAAACCTTTAGACATGACTCACAACTTACTACAGATCAGATAATTCATACCgttgagaaaccctatgaatgtaaggaatgtggaaagGCCTTTAGACATCCCTCAAGACTCAGTCATCATCAAAAAATTCATACCGGCAagaaaccctttgaatgtaaggaatgtgggaaaacctTTATTTGTGGCTCAGACCTTACTCGACATCACAGAATTcacactggtgagaaaccctatgaatgtaaggaatgtgggaaggcctttagtaGTGGCTCAAACTTCACTcgacatcagagaattcacactggtgagaagccctatgaatgtaaagaatgtgggaaggcctttagtaGTGGCTCAAACTTTACTCAACATCAGAGAAtccatacaggagagaaaccctatgaatgtaaggaatgtggcaATGCCTTTAGTCAGAGCTCACAACTTATTAAACATCAGAGAATCCATACGggggagaaaccctatgaatgtaaggaatgtgaaAAGGCTTTTCGTTCTGGTTCAGACCTTACCcgacatcagagaattcatactggtgagaagccctatgaatgtaagaTATGTGGGAAAGCCTATTCTCAGAGTTCACAACTTATTAGTCATCACagaattcatactggtgagaaaccctatgaatacaGGGAATGTGGGAAGACCTTTAATTATAGCTCACAACTTATTCAACATCAGAATTTGTACTGGTGA
- the LOC106836131 gene encoding zinc finger protein 566 isoform X6, whose translation MAQESVMFSDVSIDFSQEEWECLNDDQRQLYRDVMLENYNNLVSMGHSISKPDVISFLEQGREPWLVHRELTRGQWPVLQSRCETKKLFLKKEINEVESAQWEIMERLTRCDLQCSSFRDDWECNGQFEKQHRSQKGHFSQLIFTHEGTPTFSQHPSFTLQQIINNKEKYCATKEYRKTFRHDSQLTTDQIIHTVEKPYECKECGKAFRHPSRLSHHQKIHTGKKPFECKECGKTFICGSDLTRHHRIHTGEKPYECKECGKAFSSGSNFTRHQRIHTGEKPYECKECGKAFSSGSNFTQHQRIHTGEKPYECKECGNAFSQSSQLIKHQRIHTGEKPYECKECEKAFRSGSDLTRHQRIHTGEKPYECKICGKAYSQSSQLISHHRIHTGEKPYEYRECGKTFNYSSQLIQHQNLYW comes from the exons ATGGCTCAG GAGTCAGTGATGTTCAGTGATGTGTCCATAGACTTCTCTCAGGAGGAGTGGGAATGCCTGAATGATGATCAGAGACAGTTATACAGAGATGTGATGTTGGAGAATTACAACAACCTGGTTTCAATGG GACATTCTATTTCTAAACCAGATGTGATCTCCTTCTTGGAGCAGGGCAGGGAGCCCTGGTTGGTTCACAGAGAACTTACAAGAGGCCAATGGCCAG tcctccAATCAAGATGTGAGACCAAGAAATTATTTCTGAAGAAGGAAATTAATGAAGTAGAGTCAGCCCAGTGGGAGATAATGGAAAGACTTACAAGATGTGACCTTCAGTGCTCTAGTTTCAGAGATGATTGGGAATGTAATGGCCAGTTTGAGAAGCAACATCGTTCTCAgaagggacatttcagtcaactGATATTCACCCATGAAGGCACGCCCACTTTCAGTCAGCATCCATCGTTTACATTACAGCAAATCattaataataaagagaaatactGTGCAACTAAGGAATATAGGAAAACCTTTAGACATGACTCACAACTTACTACAGATCAGATAATTCATACCgttgagaaaccctatgaatgtaaggaatgtggaaagGCCTTTAGACATCCCTCAAGACTCAGTCATCATCAAAAAATTCATACCGGCAagaaaccctttgaatgtaaggaatgtgggaaaacctTTATTTGTGGCTCAGACCTTACTCGACATCACAGAATTcacactggtgagaaaccctatgaatgtaaggaatgtgggaaggcctttagtaGTGGCTCAAACTTCACTcgacatcagagaattcacactggtgagaagccctatgaatgtaaagaatgtgggaaggcctttagtaGTGGCTCAAACTTTACTCAACATCAGAGAAtccatacaggagagaaaccctatgaatgtaaggaatgtggcaATGCCTTTAGTCAGAGCTCACAACTTATTAAACATCAGAGAATCCATACGggggagaaaccctatgaatgtaaggaatgtgaaAAGGCTTTTCGTTCTGGTTCAGACCTTACCcgacatcagagaattcatactggtgagaagccctatgaatgtaagaTATGTGGGAAAGCCTATTCTCAGAGTTCACAACTTATTAGTCATCACagaattcatactggtgagaaaccctatgaatacaGGGAATGTGGGAAGACCTTTAATTATAGCTCACAACTTATTCAACATCAGAATTTGTACTGGTGA
- the LOC106836131 gene encoding zinc finger protein 566 isoform X5, with amino-acid sequence MAQESVMFSDVSIDFSQEEWECLNDDQRQLYRDVMLENYNNLVSMAGHSISKPDVISFLEQGREPWLVHRELTRGQWPVLQSRCETKKLFLKKEINEVESAQWEIMERLTRCDLQCSSFRDDWECNGQFEKQHRSQKGHFSQLIFTHEGTPTFSQHPSFTLQQIINNKEKYCATKEYRKTFRHDSQLTTDQIIHTVEKPYECKECGKAFRHPSRLSHHQKIHTGKKPFECKECGKTFICGSDLTRHHRIHTGEKPYECKECGKAFSSGSNFTRHQRIHTGEKPYECKECGKAFSSGSNFTQHQRIHTGEKPYECKECGNAFSQSSQLIKHQRIHTGEKPYECKECEKAFRSGSDLTRHQRIHTGEKPYECKICGKAYSQSSQLISHHRIHTGEKPYEYRECGKTFNYSSQLIQHQNLYW; translated from the exons ATGGCTCAG GAGTCAGTGATGTTCAGTGATGTGTCCATAGACTTCTCTCAGGAGGAGTGGGAATGCCTGAATGATGATCAGAGACAGTTATACAGAGATGTGATGTTGGAGAATTACAACAACCTGGTTTCAATGG CAGGACATTCTATTTCTAAACCAGATGTGATCTCCTTCTTGGAGCAGGGCAGGGAGCCCTGGTTGGTTCACAGAGAACTTACAAGAGGCCAATGGCCAG tcctccAATCAAGATGTGAGACCAAGAAATTATTTCTGAAGAAGGAAATTAATGAAGTAGAGTCAGCCCAGTGGGAGATAATGGAAAGACTTACAAGATGTGACCTTCAGTGCTCTAGTTTCAGAGATGATTGGGAATGTAATGGCCAGTTTGAGAAGCAACATCGTTCTCAgaagggacatttcagtcaactGATATTCACCCATGAAGGCACGCCCACTTTCAGTCAGCATCCATCGTTTACATTACAGCAAATCattaataataaagagaaatactGTGCAACTAAGGAATATAGGAAAACCTTTAGACATGACTCACAACTTACTACAGATCAGATAATTCATACCgttgagaaaccctatgaatgtaaggaatgtggaaagGCCTTTAGACATCCCTCAAGACTCAGTCATCATCAAAAAATTCATACCGGCAagaaaccctttgaatgtaaggaatgtgggaaaacctTTATTTGTGGCTCAGACCTTACTCGACATCACAGAATTcacactggtgagaaaccctatgaatgtaaggaatgtgggaaggcctttagtaGTGGCTCAAACTTCACTcgacatcagagaattcacactggtgagaagccctatgaatgtaaagaatgtgggaaggcctttagtaGTGGCTCAAACTTTACTCAACATCAGAGAAtccatacaggagagaaaccctatgaatgtaaggaatgtggcaATGCCTTTAGTCAGAGCTCACAACTTATTAAACATCAGAGAATCCATACGggggagaaaccctatgaatgtaaggaatgtgaaAAGGCTTTTCGTTCTGGTTCAGACCTTACCcgacatcagagaattcatactggtgagaagccctatgaatgtaagaTATGTGGGAAAGCCTATTCTCAGAGTTCACAACTTATTAGTCATCACagaattcatactggtgagaaaccctatgaatacaGGGAATGTGGGAAGACCTTTAATTATAGCTCACAACTTATTCAACATCAGAATTTGTACTGGTGA
- the LOC106836131 gene encoding zinc finger protein 566 isoform X7, with the protein MERLTRCDLQCSSFRDDWECNGQFEKQHRSQKGHFSQLIFTHEGTPTFSQHPSFTLQQIINNKEKYCATKEYRKTFRHDSQLTTDQIIHTVEKPYECKECGKAFRHPSRLSHHQKIHTGKKPFECKECGKTFICGSDLTRHHRIHTGEKPYECKECGKAFSSGSNFTRHQRIHTGEKPYECKECGKAFSSGSNFTQHQRIHTGEKPYECKECGNAFSQSSQLIKHQRIHTGEKPYECKECEKAFRSGSDLTRHQRIHTGEKPYECKICGKAYSQSSQLISHHRIHTGEKPYEYRECGKTFNYSSQLIQHQNLYW; encoded by the coding sequence ATGGAAAGACTTACAAGATGTGACCTTCAGTGCTCTAGTTTCAGAGATGATTGGGAATGTAATGGCCAGTTTGAGAAGCAACATCGTTCTCAgaagggacatttcagtcaactGATATTCACCCATGAAGGCACGCCCACTTTCAGTCAGCATCCATCGTTTACATTACAGCAAATCattaataataaagagaaatactGTGCAACTAAGGAATATAGGAAAACCTTTAGACATGACTCACAACTTACTACAGATCAGATAATTCATACCgttgagaaaccctatgaatgtaaggaatgtggaaagGCCTTTAGACATCCCTCAAGACTCAGTCATCATCAAAAAATTCATACCGGCAagaaaccctttgaatgtaaggaatgtgggaaaacctTTATTTGTGGCTCAGACCTTACTCGACATCACAGAATTcacactggtgagaaaccctatgaatgtaaggaatgtgggaaggcctttagtaGTGGCTCAAACTTCACTcgacatcagagaattcacactggtgagaagccctatgaatgtaaagaatgtgggaaggcctttagtaGTGGCTCAAACTTTACTCAACATCAGAGAAtccatacaggagagaaaccctatgaatgtaaggaatgtggcaATGCCTTTAGTCAGAGCTCACAACTTATTAAACATCAGAGAATCCATACGggggagaaaccctatgaatgtaaggaatgtgaaAAGGCTTTTCGTTCTGGTTCAGACCTTACCcgacatcagagaattcatactggtgagaagccctatgaatgtaagaTATGTGGGAAAGCCTATTCTCAGAGTTCACAACTTATTAGTCATCACagaattcatactggtgagaaaccctatgaatacaGGGAATGTGGGAAGACCTTTAATTATAGCTCACAACTTATTCAACATCAGAATTTGTACTGGTGA